The proteins below come from a single candidate division TA06 bacterium genomic window:
- a CDS encoding pyruvate, phosphate dikinase, whose protein sequence is MPKFVYFFGGKAAEGGAKDKNLLGGKGANLAEMCHLGIPVPAGFTITTELCTAFYKNNKKYPAELNKQVNDALARVEKVMGMKFGDANDPLLLSVRSGARSSMPGMMETVLNVGLCSKTIPGMIKKTQNPRFVYDAYRRLIMMYSDVVMEKAAGIEPEEGKGIRKQLDDMLGAVKKQKGYQTDADISEADLKDLCDRFKAKVKEVIGRDFPDNAADQLWGGIGAVFSSWNGKRAISYRRIEGIPDEWGTAVNVQAMVFGNMGQTSATGVAFSRNPANGDNHFYGEWLVNAQGEDVVAGIRTPSPLNESTKNEQNKSLPSLETAMPALYKELDGYRSRLEKHYRDMQDIEFTIQDGRLWMLQCRVGKRTGTAALNMAMDMVEEKLIARSDAVMRVSPAQLDELLHPIVDPSAEKNAQVLAKGLPAGPGGAYGQIVFTANDAVEWLKQGKKVILVREETNPEDVEGMRAAAGILTARGGMTSHAALVARGWGKCCIVGAGSLHIDVHTKTMKAGDKIFREGDFITLNGTRGYIYAGQLAMMDATENPRFLTFMKYADSFRQLKVRTNADTPEDAAKARGFGAEGIGLFRTEHMFYGKNSEAPLFCLRKMIVSKDQAERRAALNELYPFVKKDIKATLEVMDGLPVTIRLLDPPLHEFVPTRQDERNKLAQSLGITPDELNKRADGLHESNPMMGHRGVRLGVTFPEITEMQVKAIFESTVELVKAGKRIYPEIMVPVVGMKNELADQKAIVDRIYAEVCAQQGVKKIDYMYGTMIEIPRAALTAGKIAETAEFFSFGTNDLTQMTFGFSRDDIGGFVPDYVDKKILPADPFQLLDQEGVGELIEMGIKRGRTTRPHLKVGICGEHGGEPSSVEFCHRAGMNYVSCSPFRVPIARLALAQAAIKDLKTGKPGKENKKPGNGKRKATPRHGLRQAQPSGSVSAVKKAAPKKAAKKIMKKSVKKKGKK, encoded by the coding sequence ATGCCTAAGTTCGTGTATTTCTTCGGGGGCAAGGCCGCCGAGGGAGGAGCCAAGGACAAAAATCTTTTAGGCGGCAAGGGCGCCAACCTGGCCGAGATGTGCCATCTGGGCATCCCGGTGCCGGCCGGTTTCACCATCACCACGGAATTGTGCACCGCCTTCTATAAGAACAACAAGAAATATCCCGCCGAGCTCAACAAGCAGGTCAACGATGCCCTGGCTCGGGTGGAAAAGGTGATGGGCATGAAGTTCGGCGACGCCAACGATCCCCTGCTGCTGTCGGTACGATCCGGGGCCCGCAGTTCCATGCCCGGGATGATGGAGACCGTGCTCAACGTGGGGCTGTGCTCCAAGACCATCCCCGGGATGATCAAGAAGACCCAAAACCCCCGCTTCGTCTACGATGCCTACCGGAGGCTGATCATGATGTACTCCGACGTAGTGATGGAGAAGGCCGCCGGGATAGAGCCCGAAGAGGGCAAGGGCATCCGCAAACAGCTGGACGACATGCTGGGCGCGGTCAAAAAGCAGAAAGGCTACCAGACCGACGCCGACATCTCCGAGGCCGACCTGAAAGATTTGTGCGACCGGTTCAAGGCCAAGGTCAAAGAGGTGATCGGCCGGGATTTCCCCGATAACGCCGCCGACCAGCTGTGGGGCGGGATCGGCGCCGTGTTCTCCTCCTGGAACGGCAAGCGGGCCATCTCCTACCGCCGGATCGAGGGCATCCCCGACGAGTGGGGAACCGCGGTCAACGTCCAAGCCATGGTCTTCGGCAACATGGGGCAGACCTCGGCCACCGGGGTGGCCTTCTCCCGCAACCCGGCCAACGGCGACAACCATTTCTACGGGGAATGGCTGGTCAACGCCCAGGGCGAGGACGTGGTGGCCGGGATCCGCACCCCCAGCCCGCTGAACGAGTCAACCAAGAACGAGCAGAACAAGTCACTGCCTTCGCTGGAGACCGCCATGCCGGCCCTGTATAAGGAACTGGACGGCTACCGCAGCCGGCTGGAAAAGCATTACCGCGACATGCAGGACATAGAGTTCACCATCCAGGACGGACGGCTGTGGATGCTGCAGTGCCGGGTGGGCAAGCGCACCGGGACCGCCGCCCTGAACATGGCCATGGACATGGTGGAGGAGAAGCTGATCGCCAGATCGGACGCGGTGATGCGGGTCTCACCGGCCCAGCTGGACGAGCTGCTGCACCCCATCGTGGATCCCAGTGCCGAGAAGAACGCCCAGGTGCTGGCCAAGGGCCTGCCGGCCGGACCGGGCGGGGCCTACGGCCAGATAGTCTTTACCGCCAATGACGCGGTGGAATGGCTGAAGCAGGGCAAGAAAGTGATCCTGGTCCGCGAAGAGACCAACCCCGAGGACGTGGAAGGGATGCGGGCTGCGGCCGGCATATTGACCGCCCGGGGCGGAATGACCTCCCACGCGGCCTTGGTGGCCCGGGGCTGGGGCAAGTGCTGCATCGTGGGCGCCGGCAGCCTGCACATAGACGTTCACACCAAGACCATGAAAGCCGGGGACAAGATCTTCCGGGAAGGCGACTTTATCACCCTCAACGGCACCCGGGGCTACATCTACGCCGGCCAGCTGGCCATGATGGACGCCACCGAGAATCCCCGCTTTTTGACCTTCATGAAATACGCCGACTCCTTCCGCCAGCTCAAGGTTCGCACCAACGCCGACACCCCGGAGGACGCCGCCAAGGCCAGGGGTTTTGGGGCCGAGGGCATCGGGCTGTTCCGGACCGAGCACATGTTCTACGGCAAGAACTCCGAGGCCCCGCTGTTCTGCCTGCGCAAGATGATCGTCTCCAAGGACCAGGCCGAGCGCCGGGCGGCCCTGAACGAACTGTATCCCTTCGTCAAGAAGGACATCAAGGCCACTTTGGAGGTGATGGACGGACTGCCGGTGACCATCAGACTGCTGGATCCGCCGCTGCACGAGTTCGTGCCCACCCGCCAGGACGAGCGCAACAAGCTGGCCCAGTCTTTGGGCATCACCCCCGATGAGCTTAACAAGCGGGCCGACGGCCTGCACGAATCCAACCCCATGATGGGCCACCGGGGGGTCAGATTGGGCGTGACCTTCCCCGAGATCACCGAGATGCAGGTGAAGGCCATATTTGAATCCACCGTGGAACTGGTGAAGGCCGGCAAGAGGATCTACCCGGAGATCATGGTTCCGGTGGTGGGGATGAAGAACGAACTGGCCGATCAGAAGGCCATAGTGGACCGGATCTACGCCGAGGTCTGCGCCCAGCAGGGCGTCAAGAAGATAGATTACATGTACGGTACCATGATCGAGATCCCGAGGGCTGCGCTGACCGCCGGAAAGATAGCCGAGACCGCCGAGTTCTTTTCCTTCGGCACCAACGACCTGACCCAGATGACCTTCGGCTTCTCCCGCGACGACATCGGAGGCTTTGTGCCGGACTACGTGGACAAGAAGATCCTGCCGGCCGACCCCTTCCAGCTGCTGGACCAGGAAGGCGTGGGCGAACTGATCGAAATGGGCATCAAGCGGGGCCGGACCACCCGGCCGCACCTGAAGGTCGGCATCTGCGGGGAACACGGCGGGGAGCCGTCCTCGGTCGAGTTCTGCCACCGGGCCGGAATGAACTATGTTTCCTGTTCGCCGTTCAGGGTGCCCATCGCCAGGCTGGCTCTGGCCCAGGCGGCCATCAAGGACCTTAAAACTGGTAAGCCTGGCAAAGAAAATAAAAAACCGGGAAATGGGAAGCGGAAGGCTACACCTCGACACGGTCTTCGACAGGCTCAGCCCAGCGGCTCGGTGTCCGCGGTGAAAAAGGCTGCGCCGAAGAAAGCAGCCAAGAAAATCATGAAAAAATCGGTTAAGAAAAAAGGAAAGAAATAA